In Rhodothermales bacterium, the genomic stretch GTGACGAGGATGCGTTTGTCGACCAGGTTTATCGGCATGGTTCTCTCGTCACCTCGCTAATCGCTATTCACGAATCGCTACTCACTAATCCCTCACCCCCCAAACCGCGTCTCCGGCAACCCCTTCACGCCCGGCTGGAGGGCGAAGACACTGCCGGCCTGGGGCTGGACCATGCGCGTCTCCTCGGGGAGGTTGATGCTGGCGGAAGTGATGTAGAGCGTATCGAAGTCCCGCCCGCCGAAAATACAGCTCGTCGGACGCTGGACGGGCATGCGAATCTCCTGGTCGATCGAGCCGTCCGGCGCGTAGCGGGTGACGCGCCAGCCATCCCACACGGCGCTCCAAATGTAGCCCTCGGCGTCGACCGTGAGGCCGTCGGGATATCCCTGGTCGACCACGGCGAAGACGCGTTCGTTGGAGATCGCGCCGGCGGCGAGGTCGAAGTCGAACGCGAAGATGCGCTGCATCGACGAGTCCGAATAATACATCGTCTGGTTGTCCGGACTCCAGCCGATGCCGTTGGAGATAAAGGCGCCAGGGCGCATCAGCCGGCAGGAGTGGTCGGGATCGAGCCGGTACAGGGCGCCGTTGATGACCTTTTCGGCGTTGTCCATCGTGCCGGCCCAGAACCGGCCGGCGCGGTCGCACTTCCCGTCGTTAAATCGATTGCCGGCTTTGTCCGCCTCGGGATCGACGACGGACAGGACGTCTCCCGAGTCGAAATCCAGCATATAAAACCCGTTCTGGAGCGCCAGCACAGCCCCGCCGATCCTGCGGAGAGCGAAGCTGCCAATCTCCTCGGGCAGCGCCCACACGCGGTAATCGCCGGTGCCGGGGATCCACTTCTGGAGGTGGCGCTCTTTGATGTCGATCCAGTACAACGCCTGATCCTCGGGGTCCCAGAGCGGGCCCTCGCCGAGGATGTCCTGAGAGTCAAATGCACAGTAGGGTTTCATAACAGAGGCCCGGGCTGATGGTTGGGGGAAGCTACGATTTTGGTCCCGGGATTCATAGGGGGGATTTGCAGGGAGGGCTGGATTGACAGACGCCAGGAGGGCTGCTATTTTGATGCGTAGTTCCCTTCGTGTCGTTACTCCTCTTGAACTAGCCCAGGCACTGGACCTTTGAGCACACAAGTTTCCCCAACCGGTCGCCCCAGAACTGCGCTTGAACTGAACGCCGCCGGCCTGGATGCCCTCATTCGGGCACTCGGCATTGCGGATGCGGCTCGATTCCTACAGCAATATAGTCCCGGTATTGGAGACTATACGGCGGAACGTGACACCCAATTAGGTGGATTGGGCATGGACGACGTGCTTCGACTGACTCGAGAACATGAACGGCCGTAGCATCGATCTGCGACTTACAGCCGCATGTTCATGCGAATAAAACGTTGAATCGCACAAAATGTAGTTCGTCATCCAAGCTCCAACATGCACTTCTCCCCACGCCAAATCCTCCAGATTTGCATTCTTTCGCTCTGTCTTATCCGACCAGCAGCCGGCCAGGGCCTGCCCGACGGTGTCGTGGCCGACACACTCGACTGGCGTCGCTATTATCCACTCGAGATCGGGAATACTTGGGAGTATACCGGAATCGATGGGGCGCCCAACCAATTGATCCGCACGATTGTCGGCGACACCGTGGCGAACGGCTACAGGTATTTCGTTCGGCGCGATTCGATCCCCCTTTACGTACGTCCGCCCGTTGTATTCACATTTTACGTTCGCTACGACACGGCCGGAACGGTCGTTACATTAGACGACATCGCGGCAGATACAGCCAGCTTACCTCTACCGTTTCCCTATTCCGGAGGGGACTTTCTCGCGCATTTTGATCTGCGATCCGCTTTTGGGGATACGCTCTTCCATGATGAGCCTCAAGTAATTTACGATGTGTCCGGCGGGTATCACGAAATGGTGACTATCTACGGGGAGCAGGCTAAGGTCGATGCGCTCAAATGCCTTCATGGAGACTGGTGGCGTGAATGTTATGCGACCGACATCGGATTTGTCCATGGCGGCAGTCTGGAGTATTATTTCCTGACCTATGCCAAAATTGCAGGTAAACAGTATGGCACAAGCCACGTCACGTCGCTAACGGCCAATGCCTCTCCACCTTCAGACCTCTCGATCGATGCTGTCTTCCCGAATCCTACCCGCGAAACGTTTCAGCTCGTCTACGCTATAGGACATCCTCAACAGGTACGCCTTACCCTTGTTAACGCCCTAGGACAGCAGATTTATTCGGATGTACCGGGGTTCTTACCAGCCGGCCAATATCGCTTTTTGTATGATATGAGCGGATTGGCCTCGGGCATCTACTTCATCCGCCTGACATCGGACACGGGCCGAGAGGCGGTGCGATCCCTCCTTGTTTATCACTAGCATTCTAACTCGTTGAACCTCGAACTCTCCTCCCACGTCATCCTCGTCACCGGCGGGGCTAAAGGCATCGGCCGCGCGATTGTCCAGCACCTGGCCGAGGAAGGCGCCACGCCGGTCCTGATCGACAAAGACGCGCCGGCGCTCCGCGCCGCCATGGATGCCCTCGGTGAAGCCGGCTATCAGGCCCTCTCCGTCGAGGCCGACCTTACGGACCCCGACGCCTGCCGGCACGCGGTCGAGGCCGCTGTCGAGGCCTTCGGGCGGATCGATGGGCTGGTCAACAACGCCGGCTTCAACGATAAAATCGGCCTCGACGCCGGCCCAAAGGCCTTTATGGGGTCGATCGAGCGCAACCTGCTCCACGTCTACGCCATGGCGCACTACGCCCTACCCCACCTGAAGGCGAGCAGGGGCCCGATCGTCAACATCAGCTCCAAAACAGCACTGACGGGTCAGGGCGGGACGTCCGGCTACATCGCGGCCAAGGGCGGTGTGCTGGGGCTCACACGCGAGTGGGCGACAGAGCTTTGTGACGATGGGATCCGCGTGAACTGTATCCTGCCGGCGGAGGTGTGGACGCCGCTGTACGAGTGGTTCATCGCCAGCGAACCCGACCCCGCGGCGCGCAAAAAAGCCATCGAGGACCGCATTCCCCTGGGCCGGCGCATGACCACGCCGGACGAAATCGCCGACATGGTCCTCTTCCTCCTCTCCCCCCGAGCCAGCCACATCACCGGCCAGTGGCTGTCGGTGGATGGAGGGTATGTGCATTTGGATCGAATGAAGTAAAAAGGTAAAAGGTAAAAGGTAAAACGGGGGCTCCAAATCGCATCGTTTTGCCTTTTTCATTTTACCATTTTACTTATCGCACGATTACCATCTTCCGCGTTGCCGTCCGCACGCCTTCCGGGGTCTGGGCTTCGAGGGTGTAGAGGTAGAGGCCGCTGGAGAGGCGCCGGCCGGCATCATCGGCCCCGTCCCAGGTGGCGGCGTGGGTGCCGGCGGGCTGGACGGCGTCGACCAGCGTCCGCACCTCGCGGCCCAGGATGTCGTGGATACGCAGCGTCGCGGCGCCGGCGGCGGGGAGCTGGTAACGGATCGTGGCCTCCTCGGCGACGGGGTTCGGGAAGGCCGGTTCGAGGGCGAAGGTATAGGCCGGCCGCGCCGGCTGCTCCTCGTTGGCTACCGGGTTGGCATCCAGCACACGGACCCGGTCGTCCCAGAATACCTGCGCGGCGTCGGCATTCGCGCGGACCTCCGCCTCGGTGCTGCCGCCGACAATCGCAAAGCCAAAGTCGACCAGCGCGCCGACGCCGATCGTGAACGGGCCGGCCGACATCAGGGTCGACACATCGGTTACGTCCAACGCGGTCGTCTGCACCCCGCCGCTGATGAAGCCCCACTTCTCGGCATCCGTGAAGTCGTCGTAGATCTCATCGGGGTTATGGATGGCCCGAAAGCCGAAGGCGGCTTGGGCGTTGAGCGCCTTCGTCCCGATGTACGTCCCCTCGCCGCTGGCCACCGTTTGCCAGATCCCCAGCCGGCGAGCCGCGTCGTAGCGCGCGAAGTCGGCGCCCGGATCTTCGATCGAGTCCCAGTCAAAAAACAACCCCAGATGATAGTTGGTGATGGCCGCGGCGCTGATGTTTTCGACGGTGTAGCGCAGGATCACAAAGTCGTTGTTAGCCTGGCTTGTATCCGCATAACTATTCTGGTAGACCCGCACGTTGAGCGGGCTGCCGGCCTCGGAATCCAGCAGCTGCAGATACCCCTGCTCGGTGGCCACTTCGCCGTCCGCGATCCCGAACGGCGAGGCGTCTTCACGGACGAAATCGTCTGAGATGGCGGCCCCGATCCCACGGACGTTATCGGATACCTTCGTCGGGCCCGTGCCCATGATCAATCCCCCCTCGAACAACCAGTCGATGCCCTGGTAACGGATGCCGTCGCCAAACGAATCCCCCTGAAACTCCTCATAGCCCAGGTTGCCCTCTTCGGTTAGGGTTACCTGCATTACCCCCGTGTCGTGGACGGTGTTGTTGACTGTCACCTGAAACCCGTCGACGTCGGTGTACGCGCCGCTCGAGAAGTTGATATTGAGCGGCGTGCGCAGGTTGAGGGGGAGGTCGGCGCCGAGTTGGATGGTGAACTCGGCTTCTTTGACTTCGCCGGCCGCCAGCGACGCGATCGTAGCCTGAGGATTCACGACGGTGATCCGGGAGTCGGTGGTGGCAAGCGTCATCTGGAGGTTGCTGGCCGTTTCCAGGAAATTGGTTAGCGCAACCCGCACCGTAGCCGTTTCGCCACTTTCGACCCGGCTGCTGCCGGTCTCGTCGCGGATTTCAGAGTCGATGATGCGCACGGACGGGGTAGCCTCGGTGACGGCGCGCAGCGCGTTGATGCGCCCCTTGCCAATACGGCCCTGAAGGCGCGTGGCCGTGTTGACAGACCGTATATCGTCCGCCGTGGCCCGGACCTGCTCGCGAATCTGGTCGACCGTCCAGTCCGGATGCTGCGTCTTGACCATCGCCGCGAGGCCGGCAGCCAGCGGCGACGAAAACGACGTGCCCTGGGCCTGGCTGTAGGTGCCGCCGGTGTTGGTCACGTCGATCGCCGTTCCGGGCGCGTACGTATCCACATCGAGACCGTAGTTGGAGAAGGTGGCGATGCCGTCGGAGCTCTTGAACGTCGCGCCGACGGAGAGGACGTGCCTGCAGGAGGCCGGCGAACTGGGGGTATCATCACTATTGACGCCCTCATTGCCGGCGGAGCTAACGACGAGCACGTTGTTGTCGTACGCGAAATCGATAAAGTCCTGCTCAAAAAAGAGGCAGCTCCCTAGCCCGCCGAGGCTCACATTGATGATGTCCGCCCCGTTTTCCACCGCGTACAGATAGCCGGAAAGCACATCGTTGGATGACACCAGGAAGTCGGTCGTTGGATTGGCCGTGTTGATGGCCATGAAGGCGCTGTTCCAGGCCATGCCGGCGATGCCCACCCCATTGTTGGTGATCGCGGTGGCCGCGCCGGCCACCCAGGTGCCATGGGTTCCGTTGACCGCGAGGTTGGGACCGCTGCCGGGGTCCGC encodes the following:
- a CDS encoding T9SS type A sorting domain-containing protein; protein product: MHFSPRQILQICILSLCLIRPAAGQGLPDGVVADTLDWRRYYPLEIGNTWEYTGIDGAPNQLIRTIVGDTVANGYRYFVRRDSIPLYVRPPVVFTFYVRYDTAGTVVTLDDIAADTASLPLPFPYSGGDFLAHFDLRSAFGDTLFHDEPQVIYDVSGGYHEMVTIYGEQAKVDALKCLHGDWWRECYATDIGFVHGGSLEYYFLTYAKIAGKQYGTSHVTSLTANASPPSDLSIDAVFPNPTRETFQLVYAIGHPQQVRLTLVNALGQQIYSDVPGFLPAGQYRFLYDMSGLASGIYFIRLTSDTGREAVRSLLVYH
- a CDS encoding SMP-30/gluconolactonase/LRE family protein — encoded protein: MKPYCAFDSQDILGEGPLWDPEDQALYWIDIKERHLQKWIPGTGDYRVWALPEEIGSFALRRIGGAVLALQNGFYMLDFDSGDVLSVVDPEADKAGNRFNDGKCDRAGRFWAGTMDNAEKVINGALYRLDPDHSCRLMRPGAFISNGIGWSPDNQTMYYSDSSMQRIFAFDFDLAAGAISNERVFAVVDQGYPDGLTVDAEGYIWSAVWDGWRVTRYAPDGSIDQEIRMPVQRPTSCIFGGRDFDTLYITSASINLPEETRMVQPQAGSVFALQPGVKGLPETRFGG
- a CDS encoding S8 family serine peptidase — translated: MPVLVVRPAVFVLLAMCTLLLAGTLQPARAGDAATDDDKAKRRGAATEVYEPGVVLVKFRATGSGPAVGKVGSPRFDARGAAYGVYAVAPAFPAAQRLWATKRGEVKGVERLLRTYSVRFDEAHNPEAVAASLRALPEVEAAEPLRMLRVSLAEPAFYEPAEASLLAATPNDALYAQQSHLVRMNLPAAWDVVKADQGDVLIAVIDARTDWRHADLQANIWTNPGEVAGNGLDDDDNGFIDDINGWNFSSDSADPGSGPNLAVNGTHGTWVAGAATAITNNGVGIAGMAWNSAFMAINTANPTTDFLVSSNDVLSGYLYAVENGADIINVSLGGLGSCLFFEQDFIDFAYDNNVLVVSSAGNEGVNSDDTPSSPASCRHVLSVGATFKSSDGIATFSNYGLDVDTYAPGTAIDVTNTGGTYSQAQGTSFSSPLAAGLAAMVKTQHPDWTVDQIREQVRATADDIRSVNTATRLQGRIGKGRINALRAVTEATPSVRIIDSEIRDETGSSRVESGETATVRVALTNFLETASNLQMTLATTDSRITVVNPQATIASLAAGEVKEAEFTIQLGADLPLNLRTPLNINFSSGAYTDVDGFQVTVNNTVHDTGVMQVTLTEEGNLGYEEFQGDSFGDGIRYQGIDWLFEGGLIMGTGPTKVSDNVRGIGAAISDDFVREDASPFGIADGEVATEQGYLQLLDSEAGSPLNVRVYQNSYADTSQANNDFVILRYTVENISAAAITNYHLGLFFDWDSIEDPGADFARYDAARRLGIWQTVASGEGTYIGTKALNAQAAFGFRAIHNPDEIYDDFTDAEKWGFISGGVQTTALDVTDVSTLMSAGPFTIGVGALVDFGFAIVGGSTEAEVRANADAAQVFWDDRVRVLDANPVANEEQPARPAYTFALEPAFPNPVAEEATIRYQLPAAGAATLRIHDILGREVRTLVDAVQPAGTHAATWDGADDAGRRLSSGLYLYTLEAQTPEGVRTATRKMVIVR
- a CDS encoding SDR family oxidoreductase, with translation MNLELSSHVILVTGGAKGIGRAIVQHLAEEGATPVLIDKDAPALRAAMDALGEAGYQALSVEADLTDPDACRHAVEAAVEAFGRIDGLVNNAGFNDKIGLDAGPKAFMGSIERNLLHVYAMAHYALPHLKASRGPIVNISSKTALTGQGGTSGYIAAKGGVLGLTREWATELCDDGIRVNCILPAEVWTPLYEWFIASEPDPAARKKAIEDRIPLGRRMTTPDEIADMVLFLLSPRASHITGQWLSVDGGYVHLDRMK